From Tripterygium wilfordii isolate XIE 37 chromosome 16, ASM1340144v1, whole genome shotgun sequence, one genomic window encodes:
- the LOC119980615 gene encoding phospholipase A1-Ibeta2, chloroplastic, with product MQMISTHTHNHQIFLAKRSSFKCQSSPLNPASSKPTSNITRSTLKPATDHHHDFTRKHLANLEKLILQTKQPEPPQPADQPVHIKNPSNVHGLAMLEGLNLARTWPEMKAAEEMSPRHLNRLKRLLSKTAEYSPRNNLGSRWREYHGSNDWAGLLDPLDENLRREVVRYGEFVQAAYHAFHSNPTFSEEEAAFPRRHVALPDRCYKVTKSLYSTTSVGLPCWVDEVAPDLGWMTQRSSWIGYVAVCDDRREIQRMGRRDIVISLRGTSTCLEWAENFRAQLVPMSNNKPVNPEDPIAEGPIPKVESGFMSLFKTRGAHVPSLAESVVEEVQRLIKLYKGEPLSITVTGHSLGSALAILVADELVSSCDAAEPPPVAVFTFGGPRVGNRAFADRVNSKNIKVLRIVNNQDVITKVPATFVDERLEQKQRETERGSRLGGILNSLSYSHVGTELRLETKMSPYLKPNADVACCHDLEAYLHLVDGFLSSNCPFRTNAKRSLVKLVSEQRSNVKQLYTSKAKALTLNLESRGGLLSPMSCLPSPS from the coding sequence ATGCAGATGATCAGTACCCACACCCACAACCATCAGATTTTCTTGGCAAAACGGAGCAGCTTCAAATGCCAAAGCTCCCCCTTGAATCCCGCATCATCAAAGCCAACTTCTAATATTACTCGCTCAACTCTGAAACCGGCTACTGATCATCATCATGACTTTACAAGAAAGCATCTTGCAAACCTCGAGAAACTCATCCTTCAGACAAAACAGCCTGAACCTCCTCAACCTGCAGATCAGCCTGTCCACATTAAGAACCCATCCAACGTCCATGGCCTAGCCATGCTAGAAGGCCTCAATCTCGCCAGAACTTGGCCTGAAATGAAGGCCGCGGAGGAAATGTCTCCACGTCATCTCAACCGCCTCAAACGCCTCTTATCCAAGACCGCCGAATATTCTCCCAGGAATAATCTGGGATCCAGATGGCGGGAGTACCATGGTTCTAATGACTGGGCCGGCCTACTTGACCCGCTCGATGAGAACCTTCGGAGGGAGGTGGTCAGGTACGGGGAGTTCGTGCAAGCAGCATACCATGCCTTCCATTCGAATCCCACGTTTTCGGAGGAGGAAGCCGCCTTCCCGCGGCGACACGTGGCGCTGCCTGATAGGTGTTACAAGGTGACCAAAAGTCTCTATAGCACCACCTCGGTTGGGCTGCCCTGCTGGGTGGATGAAGTGGCTCCGGATCTAGGGTGGATGACGCAGCGGTCGAGCTGGATCGGGTACGTGGCGGTCTGCGATGACAGGAGGGAGATCCAACGGATGGGGAGGAGGGATATCGTCATTTCCCTCCGCGGAACATCCACCTGTCTCGAGTGGGCTGAGAATTTTCGGGCCCAATTGGTTCCGATGTCCAACAACAAGCCCGTTAACCCTGAGGATCCAATTGCAGAAGGCCCAATCCCGAAGGTGGAGTCCGGGTTCATGAGCTTATTCAAAACCCGTGGCGCTCACGTGCCTAGCCTAGCAGAGTCAGTGGTCGAAGAGGTGCAAAGACTGATAAAATTATACAAGGGGGAGCCCCTGAGCATCACAGTCACCGGCCATAGTCTTGGGTCGGCCTTAGCAATATTAGTAGCAGACGAACTAGTTAGCTCCTGTGACGCGGCAGAACCACCACCCGTAGCCGTGTTCACTTTTGGAGGACCTCGTGTGGGCAACAGAGCATTTGCAGATCGAGTTAACTCCAAAAACATAAAGGTGTTGAGAATAGTAAACAATCAAGATGTGATAACAAAGGTTCCAGCCACATTCGTGGACGAACGATTGGAGCAAAAGCAAAGGGAAACGGAAAGGGGAAGTCGTTTGGGTGGGATTCTCAATAGCTTGTCCTACTCACACGTGGGAACGGAACTACGTTTGGAGACAAAAATGTCGCCATATCTGAAGCCAAACGCAGACGTGGCATGTTGTCATGACCTGGAGGCGTATCTGCACTTGGTGGACGGGTTCTTGTCCTCCAACTGTCCATTCAGAACAAATGCAAAGAGAAGTTTAGTGAAATTAGTAAGTGAACAGAGATCCAATGTGAAACAATTGTATACAAGCAAGGCAAAGGCCTTGACTTTGAACCTTGAAAGCCGCGGTGGACTGCTCTCGCCTATGTCATGTTTGCCTAGCCCATCCTAA
- the LOC119980749 gene encoding uncharacterized protein LOC119980749, which translates to MRTGDDWMVRVVCRTHNHAPAMYMEGHPYPGRLSKFETQFMVHLSTKNVKPRDILTSLKKQNPDNVSTIKTVYNARQKFQTAEKAGKTQMQVVMSFLQCEGYIFESQTNVVTNELEYLFFAHPGSLEGWRAFPHMLLMDATYKTNRYRMPLLEIVGMTATNMTFCIAFVFLHSEKVFNYTWALRCLQSRMDGCTGPRIIVTDRELTLMNASA; encoded by the coding sequence ATGCGAACAGGGGATGACTGGATGGTAAGGGTGGTATGTAGAACACATAATCATGCTCCTGCAAtgtatatggagggacatccataccccggtCGGCTCTCTAAATTCGAAACCCAGTTCATGGTACATCTATCTACGAAAAATGTGAAGCCACGAGATATTTTGACATCGTTGAAGAAGCAGAATCCGGACAACGTGTCTACCATTAAGACTGTATATAATGCACGCCAGAAATTTCAAACTGCAGAGAAAGCCGGTAAAACCCAGATGCAAGTTGTCATGTCATTCCTACAATGTGAAGGATACATTTTCGAGAGTCAAACAAATGTTGTAACCAATGAGCTTGAATATTTATTCTTCGCACATCCAGGATCATTAGAGGGATGGCGTGCATTCCCGCACATGTTATTGATGGAcgcaacatataaaacaaacagGTATAGGATGCCTCTCCTTGAGATTGTCGGCATGACTGCAACTAATATGACATTTTGCATAGCATTCGTGTTCCTGCACTCAGAAAAAGTGTTCAATTATACTTGGGCTTTAAGGTGTCTGCAATCAAGAATGGATGGATGCACTGGTCCACGAATTATTGTCACCGACAGAGAGTTGACCTTGATGAATGCATCTGCCTAG
- the LOC119980750 gene encoding zinc finger MYM-type protein 1-like, with the protein MVIGLCRHGSHVSKGGTGGDCTGLQPTCNVLYCSYLLIVKWPTKISSPCKKVRVLVNLRHVGYKHNGHHQAPPKRGKTLFSFFKKKDGIPDDQQNAAAQTSIPNLRTSETVVVESSIPNYSPSKDKAYCFPCFIIETKSSSALVNEGFNNWKRVNNGEKCVFLVHVGSVSSSHNNCVRCVQDLMKPTQRIDKVMNAQSKEDVMKNRLRLKTAIQSIRWLAFQGCAFRGHDQSPHSLNRGNFIEMVKMMATLNEDIAKVVLENAPQNATYTSPKIQKEILHLLANKVRMVIREEIGDASYCILVDEAQDAAKREQMAIVLRFVNRAGILIERFFDIVGVSDTAAITLKNEISVILTRYNLQVQMMRGQRYGGASNMRGAWNGLQALFLKDCPYAYYVHCFAHRLQLALVATAKEMPCI; encoded by the exons ATGGTCATTGGTTTGTGCAGACATGGGTCCCACGTGAGCAAGGGTGGAACTGGGGGGGACTGCACTGGGCTACAGCCTa CTTGCAACGTCCTTTATTGCTCATATTTGCTCATAGTGAAGTGGCCGACAAAGATATCATCACCTTGTAAAAAGGTTAGAGTTCTTGTTAATCTCAGGCATGTGG GTTATAAACATAATGGCCATCATCAAGCACCACCTAAAAGAGGGAAAACTCTATTTTCcttctttaaaaagaaagatggtATTCCTGATGATCAACAAAATGCAGCAGCACAAACTTCAATTCCTAATTTGCGCACTTCTGAAACTGTTGTGGTTGAAAGTTCAATTCCTAAT TATTCTCCTTCTAAGGATAAAGCGTATTGTTTTCCGTGTTTCATTATTGAGACTAAAAGTAGCTCTGCTTTAGTTAATGAAGGGTTCAACAATTGGAAGAGAGTTAACAACGGAGAGAAATGTGTATTTCTTGTTCATGTTGGAAGTGTATCTTCGTCACATAACAATTGTGTGAGATGTGTCCAGGATTTGATGAAACCAACCCAACGTATTGACAAGGTAATGAATGCACAATCAAAGGAGGATGTCATGAAGAATAGGTTGCGCCTAAAGACAGCAATTCAGAGTATTCGTTGGCTTGCATTTCAGGGATGTGCTTTTAGAGGCCATGATCAATCCCCTCATTCATTAAATCGAGGGAATTTTATTGAAATGGTAAAGATGATGGCTACTTTAAATGAGGATATTGCAAAGGTGGTATTGGAGAATGCCCCTCAAAATGCAACATATACAAGTccaaaaatacaaaaggaaATCTTGCACCTTCTTGCTAACAAAGTGAGAATGGTGATTCGTGAGGAAATTGGAGATGCAAGTTATTGTATTCTTGTTGATGAAGCACAAGATGCTGCTAAAAGAGAGCAAATGGCAATTGTGTTAAGATTTGTCAATCGCGCGGGCATTCTAATTGAGCGCTTTTTTGATATTGTTGGTGTTAGTGATACTGCAGCAATTACTCTGAAAAATGAAATCTCTGTTATTCTTACAAG GTACAATCTCCAAGTTCAAATGATGCGTGGTCAAAGGTATGGCGGTGCTAGCAATATGCGGGGTGCTTGGAATGGACTTCAAGCATTGTTTCTCAAAGATTGTCCATATGCATATTATGTTCATTGTTTTGCCCATCGACTGCAACTAGCATTAGTGGCAACAGCTAAGGAGATGCCTTGCATTTGA
- the LOC119980751 gene encoding uncharacterized protein LOC119980751: MSALHRAGATRWSSHYDSVRSLIEMYGASCKVLEHLSNDGAIGSIRGEASGVYAAIMTFEFIFLSHLIDKIMGITDLLCQALQRKSLDILNALRLVQQRKLSFPDLDKMKCVVRSCQRQDPITIEHHYHFDVFNEVIDFQLMELNSRFNEKSVKLLTLSSALDPSDSFKAFKIEDICNLASKFYTQDFSSQEIHALRFTSRKSQNYYLTERLIRLVLTLPVSTATTERAFSAMKHVKTAIRNKMDDEFLADCMVLYIERELAEKVNLDFLFYALNRSNVVDNSKKISGDAAPGPHQLLVAPNSNSWFRPCT, translated from the exons ATGAGTGCACTTCATCGAGCTGGAGCCACTCGTTGGAGCTCTCACTATGACTCTGTTAGGAGCTTGATAGAAATGTATGGTGCATCATGTAAAGTTCTTGAACATCTCAGTAACGATGGGGCAATTGGATCTATACGTGGGGAAGCTAGTGGTGTTTATGCTGCAATTATGACCTTTGAGTTCATATTTCTCTCGCATTTGATTGATAAAATCATGGGAATCACAGATTTACTTTGCCAAGCTCTACAACGTAAATCCTTGGATATCTTGAATGCCTTGAGATTAGTTCAACAACGAAAGCTCTCCTTTCCAGATTTAGACAAGATGA AGTGCGTCGTTCGTTCATGTCAACGACAAGATCCTATTACAATCGAACACCATTATCACTTTGATGTCTTCAATGAGgtaattgattttcaattgaTGGAGTTAAATAGTAGATTCAACGAGAAATCAGTGAAACTTCTTACTCTAAGCTCTGCTTTGGATCCGAGTGATTCCTTCAAAGCATTTAAAATTGAAGACATATGCAATCTTGCAAGCAAATTTTATACTCAAGATTTCAGTTCACAAGAAATCCATGCTTTGAGAT TTACGTCAAGAAAGTCACAGAACTATTATCTGACTGAGAGATTGATTCGTCTAGTATTAACTCTTCCCGTTTCGACGGCGACTACAGAACGGGCATTTTCAGCTATGAAGCATGTTAAGACAGCCATTCGTAACAAAATGGATGATGAATTTCTTGCAGATTGCATGGTTCTTTACATTGAACGAGAACTTGCTGAGAAAGTCAATTTAGATTTT TTATTTTATGCGTTAAATAGGAGTAATGTCGTAGATAACTCTAAAAAAATTTCCGGGGACGCTGCCCCCGGACCCCATCAACTTCTAGTAGCCCCCAACTCCAATTCCTGGTTCCGCCCTTGCACGTGA
- the LOC119980221 gene encoding pentatricopeptide repeat-containing protein At4g16835, mitochondrial, producing the protein MACVLFKKIRAPVFFHSYKILSQKRTQFQLLSLFSLSIGNIHANPNEESVPSFSSRLLSKTHLVPVNLEKSSPCGRNPCGEIISSNKTITSYVRSGDLDSALQFFNGMAVKTTVTWNSILTGYSKRPGKVTQARELFDKIPQPDTVSYNIMLSCYIHNHDIDIAWDFFLLIPIKDIASWNTMISGYARKGMMAKAHELFFEMPEKNSVSWSAMISGYVECGNLDSALELFKAAPVKSVVAWTAVITGYMKFGLVELAEKLFWEMKVKNLVTWNAMIAGYIDNCRAEDGLKLFKVMLGFCIRPNPSSLSSVLLGCSQLSALQLGRQVHQLVCKFSICDDTTASTSLISMYCKCGDLEDAWKLFLETPGKDVVTWNAMISGCAQHGEGEKALHLFEKMRVDGIKPDWVTFIAVLLACSHAGLVDLGKRLFDSMVRDYGVDAKPDHYTCLVDLLGRAGKLIEAVDLIKKMPFNPHSAIFGTLLGACRIHKNLEVAEFAAKNLLKLDPTSAACYVQLANVYAAMKRWDNVSGIRRSMKDNKVIKTPGYSWVEVKSVVHQFRSGDRMHPELASIYEKLRELEKKMKLAGYVPDLDFALHDVEGELKEQLLLSHSEKLAIAFGLMKVPLGTPIRVFKNLRVCGDCHHATKYISAIENREIIVRDTTRFHHFKDGICSCKDYW; encoded by the coding sequence ATGGCATGTGTATTATTCAAGAAAATAAGAGCGCCTGTATTTTTTCACTCCTACAAGATCCTCTCACAAAAAAGAACCCAATTCCAACTTCTGTCTCTCTTTTCCTTATCAATCGGAAATATTCATGCCAATCCAAACGAAGAATCAGTTCCCTCCTTCTCCTCCCGTCTTCTCTCGAAAACCCACTTGGTTCCTGTGAATTTGGAGAAATCATCGCCTTGTGGTCGAAATCCATGTGGGGAGATAATCTCATCAAACAAGACTATCACTAGCTATGTTAGATCCGGAGATCTAGACTCTGCCCTTCAATTTTTCAATGGCATGGCCGTCAAAACTACGGTTACGTGGAACTCAATTCTTACTGGGTACTCCAAAAGGCCTGGGAAAGTGACACAGGCCCGCGAGCTGTTTGACAAAATACCTCAACCAGACACGGTGTCCTACAATATTATGCTATCTTGTTATATTCACAATCATGACATTGATATTGCATgggatttttttcttttgattcccATTAAGGACATAGCGTCTTGGAATACCATGATTTCGGGGTATGCCAGGAAGGGGATGATGGCCAAAGCACATGAGTTGTTTTTTGAAATGCCAGAGAAAAATAGTGTTTCATGGAGTGCAATGATTTCAGGTTATGTGGAATGTGGGAACTTGGACTCAGCCCTGGAGTTATTTAAGGCTGCCCCAGTTAAAAGTGTGGTGGCATGGACAGCAGTGATTACTGGGTATATGAAGTTTGGGCTAGTTGAATTGGCAGAGAAGCTGTTTTGGGAGATGAAAGTAAAGAATTTGGTCACTTGGAATGCTATGATAGCTGGTTACATTGACAACTGTAGAGCGGAAGATGGCTTGAAGCTTTTTAAAGTGATGCTAGGATTTTGCATCAGGCCTAATCCATCAAGCTTGAGCAGTGTTTTGCTGGGTTGCAGTCAATTATCTGCATTGCAGCTGGGCAGACAAGTTCATCAGCTAGTTTGTAAATTTTCTATATGTGATGATACGACAGCCAGCACTTCATTGATTAGCATGTATTGTAAGTGTGGAGATCTTGAGGATGCTTGGAAATTGTTCCTTGAGACTCCAGGAAAGGATGTTGTCACTTGGAATGCGATGATATCTGGGTGTGCTCAACATGGGGAAGGTGAGAAAGCTCTACATTTGTTTGAAAAGATGAGGGTAGATGGTATAAAACCAGATTGGGTTACATTTATTGCGGTTTTGTTGGCTTGCAGCCATGCAGGATTGGTAGACCTTGGCAAGCGATTATTTGATTCTATGGTAAGGGATTATGGAGTTGATGCCAAGCCTGATCACTATACGTGCCTGGTTGACCTTCTTGGCCGAGCTGGCAAGCTGATTGAGGCTGTAGATTTGATAAAGAAAATGCCTTTCAATCCTCATTCTGCCATATTCGGAACACTTTTGGGAGCATGTCGGATCCACAAAAACCTAGAAGTGGCAGAGTTTGCTGCCAAGAACTTGCTTAAACTGGATCCAACGAGTGCAGCATGTTATGTTCAACTTGCTAATGTTTATGCAGCAATGAAGAGATGGGATAATGTCAGCGGCATTCGGAGATCAATGAAAGACAATAAGGTGATAAAGACCCCAGGATATAGTTGGGTTGAGGTAAAAAGTGTGGTCCATCAGTTCAGATCTGGTGATAGGATGCACCCAGAACTGGCCTCTATTTATGAAAAACTAAGggaattggaaaagaaaatgaagttaGCAGGCTATGTGCCAGATCTCGACTTTGCATTGCATGACGTGGAAGGAGAACTGAAAGAGCAGCTGCTGTTATCACACAGTGAGAAACTGGCCATTGCTTTTGGGCTCATGAAAGTGCCTTTAGGGACTCCAATTCGCGTGTTCAAAAACTTGAGAGTATGTGGGGATTGCCATCATGCTACGAAGTATATATCAGCAATTGAAAATAGGGAAATCATTGTCAGAGACACCACAAGGTTTCATCACTTTAAGGACGGAATTTGCTCTTGCAAAGATTACTGGTAA
- the LOC119980222 gene encoding GTP-binding protein YPTM2-like isoform X1, whose amino-acid sequence MNPEYDYLFKLLLIGDSGVGKSCLLLRFADDSYLESYISTIGVDFKIRTVEQDGKTIKLQIWDTAGQERFRTITSSYYRGAHGIIVVYDVTDQESFNNVKQWLNEIDRYASENVNKLLVGNKCDLTANKVVSYETAKAFADEIGIPFMEASAKNATNVEQAFMAMSAEIKNRMASQPSMNNARPPTVQIRGQPVNQKSGCCSS is encoded by the exons ATGAATCCTGAATA TGATTATTTGTTCAAGCTTTTGCTTATCGGAGACTCTGGTGTCGGAAAATCATGTCTACTTCTGAGGTTTGCT GATGATTCATATCTTGAGAGTTACATCAGTACCATTGGAGTTGACTTT AAAATCCGCACCGTGGAACAAGATGGAAAGACCATTAAACTCCAAATT TGGGATACGGCTGGCCAAGAACGTTTTAGAACAATCACGAGCAGCTACTATCGTGGTGCTCATGGCATCATC GTTGTTTATGATGTCACGGATCAAGAGAGCTTCAATAATGTTAAGCAATGGTTGAATGAAATTGATCGCTATGCAAGTGAAAATGTTAACAAGCTTTTGGTTGGGAACAAGTGTGACCTCACAGCAAACAAAGTTGTCTCCTATGAGACGGCAAAG GCATTTGCCGATGAAATTGGGATCCCTTTTATGGAAGCAAGTGCAAAAAATGCCACCAATGTCGAACAGGCTTTCATGGCCATGTCTGCTGAGATCAAGAATAG GATGGCAAGCCAACCGTCCATGAACAATGCCAGGCCTCCAACAGTGCAGATTCGAGGACAGCCGGTTAACCAGAAGTCTGGCTGCTGCTCTTCTTGA
- the LOC119980222 gene encoding GTP-binding protein YPTM2-like isoform X2, with product MNPEYDYLFKLLLIGDSGVGKSCLLLRFADDSYLESYISTIGVDFKIRTVEQDGKTIKLQIVVYDVTDQESFNNVKQWLNEIDRYASENVNKLLVGNKCDLTANKVVSYETAKAFADEIGIPFMEASAKNATNVEQAFMAMSAEIKNRMASQPSMNNARPPTVQIRGQPVNQKSGCCSS from the exons ATGAATCCTGAATA TGATTATTTGTTCAAGCTTTTGCTTATCGGAGACTCTGGTGTCGGAAAATCATGTCTACTTCTGAGGTTTGCT GATGATTCATATCTTGAGAGTTACATCAGTACCATTGGAGTTGACTTT AAAATCCGCACCGTGGAACAAGATGGAAAGACCATTAAACTCCAAATT GTTGTTTATGATGTCACGGATCAAGAGAGCTTCAATAATGTTAAGCAATGGTTGAATGAAATTGATCGCTATGCAAGTGAAAATGTTAACAAGCTTTTGGTTGGGAACAAGTGTGACCTCACAGCAAACAAAGTTGTCTCCTATGAGACGGCAAAG GCATTTGCCGATGAAATTGGGATCCCTTTTATGGAAGCAAGTGCAAAAAATGCCACCAATGTCGAACAGGCTTTCATGGCCATGTCTGCTGAGATCAAGAATAG GATGGCAAGCCAACCGTCCATGAACAATGCCAGGCCTCCAACAGTGCAGATTCGAGGACAGCCGGTTAACCAGAAGTCTGGCTGCTGCTCTTCTTGA